TCGTGCCCGGGATTTCGTCGCGCATCGAAGCGAGGACCGAGGCCACGCCGAGTTGCACGGCGGTGTGCACGTCGTGGCCGCACGCGTGCGACACGCCGACTTCCTGTCCGCCGTACTCGGTGCGCACCGTGGAGGCGAAGGAATACCCCGTGTTCTCCGTGACGGGAAGCGCGTCCATGTCCGCCCGCACAGCGACCACGTCGCCGGGGAGGCCTCCCTTCAGGATCCCGATGACTCCGGTGTGGGCGACCCCCTCGATGACTTCGTCGAAGCCCAGTTCACGCAGGTGGGCCGCGACCATGGCCGCGGTCTCGAACTCGCGGTTGCCGAGTTCGGGGAACTGGTGGATCTGATGGCGCATCTCGACGATCCGGTCGATCACGCGGTCGACCGCCGCGTCCACGGCCGGGTCCTGCCCCGCCAGCGGAGTGACGAGCGTTCCGGCGAGCCACGCGAGGGCAAACGAAGTTCGGGACGTACGCATGCTTCTTCCTGGTCGCGGATTCACACGAAGGACCGCCACGGCGGCGGTCCGCACTGGGCACGGAACGTGGGTCGGCGGGGTCCGTGCGGGCAACGGTGCGCGGCCGGCGACGCCGGCTGGCGGCGGCGGCGGGGGGAAGCGAGACTTCGACTCGATGCGTCCTTTCGCCGTCTCGTTCGTCTAACGGGATGAGAAGAGGAAGTGGAGGACGACGACGAGCCACGAAACCGGGGAGAAGCGATCCATGCGACTACAACTCGCCCTCAACGTGAGAGACATCGACGAAGCGGTGGACTACTACGCGAAGTTCTTCGGCGCGACCCCGCACAAGCGCCGTCCCGGCTACGCGAACTTCGCGATCGACGAACCGCCCCTGAAACTCGTCCTGTTTGAGAACCCTGACGCGTCGGAGCGCATCAATCACCTGGGCGTGGAGGTGTTCGATGATGCGTCGGTACGCAGGGCCGGGGCGAGGCTGGAGGCGGCCGACATACTCACGGCCGTGGAGGAGGAGACGGTGTGCTGTCACGCGGCCCAGACGAAGGTCTGGTCCGACGAGCCGCAGGGTCTCCGCTGGGAGTGGTACGTCGTCACGGACGACGCGCCGGATGACGAAGCGCCGGCCGTAGCGTGCATGCCCGACGGCGGGTGTGAAACCGAGGCTCACACCGAGGTCTGCTGTGCCTGATGAATCAGGCGCCGCGCGCGCCCTGCCCGCGTGGTCCGACTTTCGGAGCCGCCTGCGGCGCTACGTCGCCGGGCGCGTGGACGCCGCCTGGGCGGATGATGTCACGGGGGACATCCTCGTTCGCCTGCTCGAGCGCCAGGGAGACCTCGCAGAGGCTCGGGATCCGCTCGCCTGGGCCTATCGCGTCGCGACGAATGTCATCACCGATCACTATCGGCGCCGGGCGGTCGAGTCGCGGGCGCTGGCCCGGGCGGGCCGGGAGGCCGGCGGGCGGGAGCGGACTCCTGACACGGAAGGCCACGAGGCCGTGCGGCGGGACCTGGAAGCGTGTCTGCTTCCGTTTGCTCGGGAGCTGCCGGCGAAGTACTCGGAGGCGCTGATCCTCACGACCTTCGGCGGGCTCACGCAGGTCGAGGCGGCGCGCCGGCTCGGACTCAGCACCTCGGGCATGAAGTCACGGGTCCAGCGGGCGCGCGCGCTGCTGAGGCGGCGGCTCCTGGAGTGCTGCGACTTCGAGATGGACCGTCGCGGGGGCGTGATCGATATGCGGCCGCGACGAACGTGCTCCACCGACGCCCGGCAACCGGCGGCGCTTGCGTGAGAGTCGCGGTCATCGGCGGCGGCGTCATCGGACTGTGCGTCGCCCACTATCTCGAGCGTCGTGGAGCCGAGGTCGTGCTCGTGGAACGAGACGAGATCGGCGGCGGGTGTTCGAAGGGAAACGGCGGTTGGGTATGTCCGTCGATCTCCCGCCCCCTGCCGGCTCCCGGGCTGACGCTGACCTCGCTCCGCTGGATGCTCCGCTCCGACAGCCCCCTCTACATCAAGCCGTCGGCCATGCCCCGGCTCATGGGGTGGCTGTGGGCCTTCCGCCGTCACTGTAACGCCGAGAGCTACCGGGCAGGGGTGGCCGCCCTCGCGGCGCTGAACGCCGCGACGGACCGGCTCTACCGCGGTCTCGCGAACGAGGGCATGGCATTCGAGCGCGCCGCGAGCGGGACGATTCTCGCCTACGATGATGAGACCGAACTCCGACAGACCGAGGAGTTGCTGGCGCGGCTGGGAGAGGACCGGGTGGGGCCGGTGGACGTCCTCGACCGCGAGGCTCTCGCGGAGGCGGAGCCGGATCTCGGGGGCGGCCTGATCGGCCTGCGGGTGCGCGGGGATACGCATGTGCGCCCCGAGTCCCTGTGCGCCGAGATTGCCGGGAGCCTGGAGGCACGTGGCGTCGAAATCAGAACGGGAGAGCGTGTGGTCGGCTTCGCGCCCGGAGACGGCCGCGTCCGGATGGCGCTCACGTCGACGGCGGGAAGCGGCGCCGCAGCGAACGGGGAACCGGCGAGGCTGGGCGCGGATGCCTTCGTGCTCGCCGCGGGGGCCGAGACGGCTGCCCTTGCGGCGGCCGTCGGGCGGCGGCTTCCCGTGCAGGCGGGGAAGGGCTACAGCATCACCGTGAGGAACTCGCGGGTCCGGCTCTCGCAACCCCTGCACGTGACGCCGGCGAGAATCGGCTTCACGCCGTTTCGCGGTGCGGTGCGGACGATCGGGACGATGGAGTTCTCCGGCATCAACCTGCGCCTCGACCGGCGCCGCATAGCGATCCTGGAGCGGGCCGCGCGGCGCTACCTGCCCGGGGCGCTGGAGGGATCGGAGCGCGTCGACTGGGTGGGCATGCGGCCCGTGACGCCGGACGGCCTCCCCGCCGTCGGCTGGCTGCCCGGTCTCCCCAACGTGTGCGTCGCCACGGGACACCAGATGCTCGGCGTCACGCTGGCCCCCGCGACCGGCCACGCGCTCGCGCAACTCGTGCTCGACAGACGCTCGGACATCGATCTCGCGCCTTTCGATCCCGCGCGCTTCGCCTGACGCCTAGGGCCTCGAGGGTGTCCTGATTCGTTGCAGCCGGGCACCGGCGACCGCATCGTGGTGCGCGTCGCCCATGATGGTCGACCATACGGGGCTGGATGAGCGATGGCACCTTTTCGACTCCGCACACAACCCGGGCCGCGAGCGCCGCATCTTCACCGTTGTCGGGTCCTGCTCGTCGCTCCGCTGCTGGCACTGGGGTGCGGGGACGGCGAACCCGGAACCGCCCCGCCGGGAACACCCGTAGCCACCACACTCGCCATCACCCCCTCGTCCGCGGTTCTGGCCGCATTGGGACAGACCGTACAACTGACCGCGACCGTGCGCGATCAGGCCGGCATGGTCATGTCCGGCATCGGCGTGAACTGGGCGAGCAGCGACGGCGGAATCGTGACGGTCGATCCCGCCGGACTGGTTACGGCGGTAGGCAACGGAGCCACAAACGTCACGGCCACCGTCCAGGGCGGCGGCGCCTCTGGGGGCGCGGCCATCACCGTTTCGCAGACGGTCACGGCGCTGACGGTGTCACCCGATCAGGCCGCGGTCGACGCGCTGGAAACGCTTCAGACTGACCGCACAGGCTCTGGACGCGAACGAAAACCCGGTCGGCGGCGTGGACTTCTCGTGGCTCTCCCATGACGAGTCGGTGGCTACGGTAAGCGCCGCCGGCCTGGTGACCGCGGTAGCACCGGGATCGGTAGCGATATCCGTGCAGGCGTCCGGAACCGGCCTCAGCGCGACCGCGCGGATCGTAGTGAGCGTGTCCGAAAGGTTTGCCCTGGTGACGCTGTACAACGCAACCGGCGGCTCGCGCTGGACGATAAGCGACAACTGGCTGACGGACGCGCCGACCGGCCAATGGCGTGGAGTGACCACCGACGCGGAGGGCCGGGTAATCGGGCTGGAACTCTCCGGCGTCGGGCTCGAGGGCCGCTTGCCGCAGGAATTCGCGTACCTCACGAATCTTCGGCGTCTCAACCTGTCATACAACCAGTTGACCGGTGACATCCCGGCATATCTGGCTGAGTTCACGGAGCTTGAAGAACTCGGCCTCGCCGTGAACGCGCTCACGGGCCCGATCCCGGTCGAGCTGTCCCGTCTCACCAACTTGAGAGTGCTGGACCTCTCCAACGATCTGTTCGCGGGCCGGAACCGGCTCACCGGACAGATTCCGTCCGAACTCGTCCAACTGAGCCATCTCGAGGTGCTGAACCTCGCCTTCAACAGCCTGACCGGACCGATTCCGGCGGAACTCGCGAGCCTGCGCAACCTCACGGTTCTCGACATTGAGCAGAACGACCTGAGCGGCCCCATTCCGTCGGATCTGGACAACCTCTCCGATCTTGAGGTTCTTTCGCTCTCCGGCAATCGAATCACCGGCACCATCCCTTCGGCGTTCGGAGACCTCTCCAATCTCCGCGACCTGAAGCTCCACATGAATCAACTGTCCGGGCCGATCCCGCCCAGCCTGGGGAGACTGCGCAGCCTGACCCGGTTGTCCCTGTGCTGTAATGCGTTGACGGGCCAGATTCCGCCCGAGCTGGGCAACCTTTCGTCCGTCGAGTTTCTCGGACTTCAGGTAAACGAGCTGTCCGGGTCGGTGCCTTCCGAGTTTGGAAGGCTTTCCGCGCTCCGGCACCTGTACTTTTTCACCAACGCGGATTTGCGCGGGCCGCTTCCGCAGGAACTCGTGAATCTGCGACTCACCACGTTCAACTGGATCCTCGCCGGCTTGTGTTCTCCCCCCAACGCCGAATTTCAGAATTGGCTCCGGAGCATTCCGCGCTACGACGGCGGGGGCGTGTGCTCGACATGAGCAAATTCGACGACCTTCGCACCCACCTGCGAGCGATCCGCACGCTCACGAGGGGCGTGACGCACGGTCTTCCGGTCCTCGAGGCGGCGGCGGATCCCTACGATCTGTTCAACGAGTGGTTCCGGGATGCCGAGGCTTCCGGGTTGCTCCTGCCCGAGTCGATGGCGCTCGCCACGGCGACCGGCGACGGGCGGCCTTCGGTGCGGATGGTCCTCCTGAAGGGAGTCGGCCCCGACGGTTTCCGTTTCTTCACCAACTACGGCAGCCACAAAGCCCTGGAACTGGACGACAATCCGCAGGCCTCGCTCTGCTTCCACTGGTCTGTGCTCGAGCGGCAGGTGCGCATCGAAGGGCGGGTCGAGCGCCTCTCGGCGGAAGACTCGGCCGCGTACTTCGCGACGCGCGACCGCGGGAGCCAGATCGGCGCGTGGGCTTCCGCACAGAGCCGCCCCATCGCCGACCGCGCCGGACTCGAAGCTCGGGTGGCGGAGGCGGAGGCCCGGTTCGACGGGAGGGACGTGCCCTTGCCCGACTTCTGGGGCGGATACGTCCTCGTCCCCGACCGGATCGAGTTCTGGCAGGGCAGGGCGAACCGGCTGCACGATCGTCTCGAGTACACGCCGCGCCACACACCGCACGACGGAAGCTGGGAGATCGCCCGCCTCCAGCCGTAAGCGGGCGGCCTCGCGGGTGTCGCTTCAACGCGGCAAGGCTCTTGCCGCGGGCCGCTAGCCCAGGAGGCCGAGTCCGGCGAGGACGACGAGCCCCACGGCGACCGGCACGACGAAGCGCATCACCGGACCCCAGGCGGCGGTGATCCGGAAGCGCCCCGCCCCCTGGTTGGTCTCCGCGCGGAACCGTTCGAACCCCCACGCGAGGGCGACGTAGAGTGAGATCGCGAGCCCGCTCACCGTGAGGAAGATATTCCCCGACACGTAGTCGGCGAGTTCGAACAGGCCGCGCCCGCCGACCTGCACCGCGGCCCACGGCCCGCCGCCGAGGGCGAGCGGGACCCCCGCGAGGAGGAGGACCGCGAGCGCCGTCCACAGCGATCGCCGACGACTCCAGCCGAACGAATCCATGGCGCTCGCCGTCAGGGCTTCGAGCAGCGCGAGACACGACGTGAGTCCCGCGATGAACACGAAGAAGAAGAAGAACGCCGCCGCCACCTCACCCGCCGGCAGACGGCCGAAGAGCCCCGCCATCGTGATGAAGAGGAGGCCCGCCCCCTGGTCCGGCTCCATGCCGAAGGCGAACAGGGCGGGGAACATGACGAACCCGGCGAGGACCGCGGCGATCGTATCGCAGGCCACGATGGAGGCGGCGCTTCCGGGGATGTCGCTCCGGCGCGGATGCAGAAAACTCCCGAACACGAAGGCGCCCATCATCCCTACGCCGATGGAGTAGAAGGCCTGTCCGAGCGCCGCGAGCCACGTCTCCGGACCGATGGCCGAGAAATCGGGCGCGAGATACCAGCGGACGCCTTCCCAGGCCCCGTCGAACTGCAGCGAAACGATCCCGAGTCCGATGAGGAAGAAGAAGAGGATGGGAATCAGGAGTCGTGCCGCGCGCTCGATCCCCCGCCGCAATCCTCGGGTGATGATGAGCCCCGCCAGCAGCATCACGGGGATCGTGTAGGCGAGAACCTCTCCCGGACGCGCGGTGAAGGCCGCGAACGACTCCGCCGCGGCCTGCACGCTTCCGGCGTCGTAACCCCCTCGAAAAGCGCGGACGAAGTAGGCCGCGATCCAGCCCATGATGAGCTGGTAGTAGGACATGATGAGGAACGCGGCGCCCACGCCGAGCCAGCCGATCGCGCGGAAGGGGCTTCGACCGACGAGCTTCCGCATCCCGGCCAGCGGTGTCGCCTGCGCGCGCCGCCCGAGACTGATTTCGGCCGTGAACAGCGGGATCCCGATCAGGACCGCCAGCAGCACGTAGATGAGAAGAAACGCGCCTCCCCCGTTCTCGCCCGCCAGGTAGGGAAATCTCCAGATATTGCCGAGTCCCACCGAGAATCCGGTGGTGGCGAGGATGAAGCCCAGCGGGCTTCCCCAGCGTTCGCGCGTTGCGTTCATTCCCGTCCCTGGCGTGGGTGCCGCTGCCGCGAGCGAGGGCGGTGGTCGCTCGCCCTCCGAGGCGTTCCCAGAGTAACGTGTCCCTGATCGAATGTGCGATGCCGGGACGGACCGCCGGGAAGGAGCGAAGTCTGAAATACGATCTCCCTACGCTGCGCGGGGACCTCTTCGGCGGCATCACGTCGGCGGTGATCGCCCTGCCGGTGTCGCTGGCCTTCGGCGTCGCCTCGGGGCTCGGGCCCGCCGCCGGCCTGTACGGGGCGATTGCGGTCGGTTTCTTCGCGTCCGTGTTCGGCGGCAACCGATTCCAGATATCCGGTCCCACGCCGGCCATGACCGTCGCCATGGCGGTCATCGTGACGACGCATGCTTCGACGCTTGGCGAAGCTTTCACCGTCGTCGTGCTGGCGGGGCTGCTGCAGACCGCGCTCGGCCTGTTGCGGACGGGCCGGTTCGTCGTGTACACGCCTTACGCCGTGATCTCGGGGTTCATGTCGGGGATCGGCATCATCGTCATGTTGATCCAGGTGCTGCCCTTTCTCGGTGCGCCCACGGCGGCGGGCGGTCCCATGGACGCGGTGCGGGCGCTCCCGGAAGCCGTGGCGAACCTGAACGGCGGCGCCCTCATCATCGGCGCGGCGACCCTCGCGGTGAGCATCTTCTGGCCGCAGCGGCTGTCCCGGCTGCTCCCCGGCCCGCTCGTCGCCTTGATCGCGGGGACCGCCCTGGGCGTTTTCTGGCTCACCGATGTGCCGACCATCGGCGCGATCCCCACCGATCTGCCGGAATTGCAGTTGAGTCTGCCCTCCGCGAGCTTCCTGGCCCGCGCCTTCCATCCGGCGCTCGTCCTCGCCCTCCTCGGCTCCGTCGACAGCCTCCTCACGTCGCTCGTGGCCGACTCGCTGACCGGCACGCAGCACGACTCGAACCGCGAACTGGTCGGCCAGGGCATCGGCAACACGATCGCGGGCCTGTTCGGCGGGTTGCCGGGAGCGGGGGCCACGATGGGGACGGTCGTGAACATCCGCGCCGGCGGTCTGACGCGGATGTCCGGCGCTTTGCGTTCGATCCTCCTGCTGGGAGTCCTGCTGGGCCTGGGCCGGTACCTGGAACCGATCCCTCATGCGGTGCTCGCCGGCATCCTGATCAAGGTTGGGTGGGACATCATCGACTGGCCCCTCCTGGCCCACCTTCACCGCATTCGGCGCGACCACCTGTTCGTGCTGATGCTGACGCTCGCCCTGACGGTGTTCGTCGACCTCGTGACGGCCGTGGCCATCGGCCTCATCGTCGCGGGCATGGCGCACGCGCGGCAGATCGAGAGCCTGGAGCTCGATAACGTGCTCTCCGTGCCGCTGCTGGACCGGGTGTTCTTCGAGGGCGGCGAAGGCGCGGACGCAGTGGACGAGTACTCGGCCCGAGTCGGCCTCGTCGCGCTCCGGGGCGCGTTCACCGTCGCGTCGTCCCACAAGCTGGTGAACGTGATCGGGAAGGACATCAAGGACCACGAAATCGTCATCTTCGACTTCTCCGACGCCAAGTATCTCGACGACAGCGCCGCCATGGTCATACGCCAATTGCTGGGCGTTGCCGAGAAGAGCCGCACGCAGGTGATCGTGATGGCGATGTCCGGTTCCGTCGAGAAAACGCTGAGCACTCTCAACATCCTCGCGGGGCTGCCCGACGGCCATGTCGTGGACACCATGGACGAGGCGCGCGAAGTCGCGCTGGACCTCCTGAGCCGCTAGCGGGGCGGGCCGATCCCGACGGAAAGGGTGACGGCGCTGGCCGAGTATCCGTAGTCGAGGAGGACGCCGGGGATTTCCACCGTCCACTCGGTGAGGGAGCGCGCGTAGCCGAGGCGCAGGTCCACAAGCCAGCGGCGGTGCAGCGTCAGGCCGACGCCGATGGATGACGGCCAGCGCGCGCGCTGCTCACGGCGTTCGCCCACCTCACCCGTCTCCGGGTTGACGCCGCTCGTCGCGAATTCGCTCCACATCCGGCGGATCCCGCCGAACACATAGCCCTCGGTCGAGCCGCCCACGGCGCCGAGGCCGAGGAGCACGTTGACGCCGACCCCGAACCGGTCGCGGAGGTCCCACTCGCCGGGCCACACATCGTGTGGTTCGCCGTTCGGGGTGGGCTCGATCGTACCCTCGATCATCCCCCGATTGGCGAGGACGCCCTCGAATTCCAGGCCCGCGAGCAGGCCGCCGAGAACGCGTGTGCGGAGTCCGAGCGATGGGTTGACCGCGAACGTCGGACCCGAGGCCCCCGTCGCGCTCTCGCTCGACCCGCCGCCCGCCGTCACGCGCTTGGAGTGTTCCGCCGAGAGCCAGCTCGCCTCGGGCGCCAGCCGCAGGAACACCTCGGACTGGGCGCGGGCCGCCGGTGCGGTCAGCAGCGAGGCGCAGACAACGAGGGTTGTGGGTCCGGCGAACCGGATCACCGAGGCGCCGGTCCCCCGGTCGCCGCGACCACGCCGCAGTTGGTGAGGAGACGCTGCGCGTCCGCCTTGCCGGAGTCGGAGGGTCCGAGCTGGTTCTCGCCCTGTTCCTCGTCATCGTCGAGTCCCGCCAGGAGGCCGATGTCGTGATCCGCGACCCTTGAGGCGACGACCCTGATATGCGTGTTGCCGGTAGCGGGATTGTCGAACACGGTCGCCGTGAGGACGTCGTGATGGGCGGCCCCGGTGATGAGTTCCTGTACGACGCCGGAGGTCTGCCGGCGACCCCGCACGAACCCGACCTCGAGGTTGCCGTCCTCGATCGTGTAGTCCATGAGGTTCAACTGCGCGACCGCACAGCGGTAGGCGGTTTCCAATTCCGACGGCGCGACACCCTGGAAGGAGACCGGCGCGGTGGAGCAGCCCGCGAGCAGTAGCGGAAGGAGCGGAACGACACGACGGGTGACTCGATTCATGGGTCTCCAATCTTCCAGGGGGGCGTCCGGCGCGCCAGCGGAGTGTACACACCCGGGTTGCAGAAGGTCCGGAGCCCAGGCGACCATGTGAGCATGGTGCCCCGAACCCGACTCCCGATTCTCCGCACGGCCGCCATGCTCGCCGCGATGGTTTCAGGCCTCCTTGCCGCGAGTGCCTGCGGGCCGCGGACCGATTCAATCCCGGTCCGAGGGATCCCCAAAGTGCTATTGATCGGGATCGACGGCGTACGCCCGGATGTGCTCGCAGAGGTGCCGACGCCGGTCATGGACTCGCTCGCGGCCGGCGGCTGGTACACGGCGTCGGCGCGTACGACGACGCCCTCGGTGAGCGGTCCGGCATGGTCCTCGATGCTGACCGGAGTCTGGCCGGAGAAACACGGTGTACTGGATAACGGTTTCGAAGGGCGGCGATACCGGGAACATCCGGATTTTCTCACGCGCCTCGAGCGGGATCGCCCGGACCTCGGCACGTTCGCAGCCGTCGACTGGATGCCTCTGGCTGTCCTTGAGGGGGGAGGCCCGGCGCTCTCCGGCGCGATCGACACGCTGGTCGCCGTGGATGGGTACGAACTCGGATGGGCGGAAGCGGACAGCGTCGTCGCCGCCCGCGCGGCGGAACATCTTGCGGAGGCAGACCCGGATGCGGCCTTCGTCTATCTCGGGAATCCGGACGAGACCAGCCACCGGCACGGGTCGATCGGGCTCGAATACCGCGAGGCCATCACGCTGTCGGATCGGCATGTAGGCTGGCTGATGGAGGCCCTCCGGGCTCGGTCCTCCTACGAGGAGGAAGACTGGCTGGTTCTCATCAGCACGGACCACGGCCGGCGGGAAGACGGCGGCCACGGCGGGGATTCACCTGAAGAGATGACCATCTTCATCCTCGCGAGCGGTGCGGCGACCCGAGGTTGGGCCGCGCCGGGATCCGGATCCACCTACATCATCGACGTCCCCGTCACGGCGCTCGAGCACGTCGGCATCCTCCCCGACGCGGACGCCGAACTCGATGGCGAGCCACTCGCCCGGCTCCGCCGCATTCCGTAACCGCGCGATCCGCGAAGCGCTGGCGTGAGAAGCGGATCTTGCATCAGTTTGGGGCGACGAGACACTCACGCAAAAAAACGGGGGGTTGAGATGTCCGAGATGAATCGTCGCGGTTTCATCGGGCGGGGGCTGAGCCTGGGGGCGGCTGCCGCCGTCGCGGGCGCCGTGCCGGCGCAGGCTTCGGCCCGGGGAAAGCGGCCATCGCTGGCGTCGAGCCGGCGTGCCAGCACGCCGATGATGATCACCAGCCATACGAACGACACGGGGCGGCGCGCGGCTACGGCGGCGTGGCAGGTGCTGTCGGGCGGCGGGGCGGCGATGGACGCGGTCGAGCGCGGCGCGAACATCATCGAACTCGATCCCGACGGGACGGGCGTCGGTTGGGGCGGTCTCCCCAACGCCGAGGGGGTCGTGCAGCTCGACGCGTCCGTCATGGACGGGGCCACGTACAACGCAGGCTCGGTCGCGGGCATCGAGGGGATCCGTACTCCAGCCTCGGTGGCGCGGCTCGTCATGGAGCGCACGGACCACGTCATGCTGATCGGCGAGTACGCGCAGCGCTTCGCCGTCGGCTTCGGCTTCGAGGTCCAGGACCTGATGACGCCGAAATCGCGGGAGATCTGGCTCCGCTGGCGCGAGCGCCTGTCCGCCACGGACGACTGGGGCCCCCCGGACCACCTGCGCCGCCCGCGCGGCGGCTCCGGCGGCGGCTCCGGCGGTGGGCTCGCCCGCGCCGGGTTCGGCGAGGCTGCCACGAGGCGCGAGGCTGAGGAGTGGGCGGAACTGCTCGACCTTCCCGGCCGGGACGGTCCCGACCGCGACTACGTGCTGGCCGAGGCCCTCATCCACCGCTACGGAACGACGAACGTGCTGGCGGTCGATGCGCAGGGGAACGTTTCGGGCATCACGACGACGAGCGGACTCGCCTGGAAGGTCCCCGGCCGCGTGGGCGACTCGCCGATCATCGGCGCCGGGCTGTACGTGGACAACGACATCGGCGCCGCCGCCGTGACCGGACGGGGCGAGGACGTGATCAAGTCGTGCGCCGGGTACTATATCGTCTCGCAGATGGGCGCGGGGCGCACGCCGCAGCAGGCCTGCGAGGACGCCGTGGCGATGATCCGCCACAAGTACCGGAACGTGGCGCCGGACTTCATCCCCTCCGAGAAGTTCGTCGCGATCAACAAGGACGGGGATCACGGCTGCGCCTGGATGCCCTTCCGGGACACGCCGCCCCGCATGACGGTGGCGAACGCGGACGGGATCCAGACGTACGAGGGGGTGAGCGTCGCCGACTGACGAGGCGTCCGACCCGGATCCCGCGTCCGCCGTGTCCGAAGTGACCGTGATCGTCAGGGAAGCGGGTCTCGAGGACGTCGACCGCCTCGCGCCGCTGTTCGACGGATACCGCCAGTTCTACCGGCAGTCGGCGGATCCGGAGGGCGCCCGCCGGTTCCTGGCCGAACGGCTCGGAGCCGGCGAGTCGCGCGTCTTCGTGGCGGAGACGGAGGACGGCTGGCCCCTGGGGTTCGTGCAGCTCTTCCCGTCCTTCTCCTCCGTCTCGATGAGACGGCTCTGGATCCTCAACGACCTCTTCGTCGCGCCGGACGCCCGCCGGTCAGGGGTCGCGCGCGCCCTCATGGACCGCGCGCGGGAACTCGCGGTCGAAACCGGCGCCAAGGGCCTCATCCTGGAGACCGAGTCCCACAATGCGCCCGCCAAGAGGCTGTACGAAGAGCTGGGCTGGGCGCTCGACGGCACCGACCACTACGAGTTGCTCGTGTGAACCCCCGGGCGAACACTCCGCTTGGTGCGGTGGCTCCGGCGGTGCTGCTGCCCGCGCTGGCGGTCTTCGCATGCGGCGCGGGATCGGCCGCGGGATCCGCGGATGAGGAATCCGCCGATGAGGGGTCCGGCCGGCAACTGCGATTGTCGCTGTCGACCGGCGAAGAGCCGCCGGAGGCCGCCACGCCCGTCGTCCTCGAACTGACCGGCACGAACGACGGCCAATCCGCACTCGTCCTCGATTTTCCCGACGGCCAGCGCTACGACTTCGAGGTGATCTCGGAGGATGGGGTCGTCGTCTGGCGTTGGGCGGAGGGCAGGTTCTTCGCCCAGGTGCTGGGACGCGAGACGCTCGAACCCGGTGCCTCGCTGCACTGGACCGGGAGAATCGAAGCC
The Candidatus Palauibacter soopunensis genome window above contains:
- a CDS encoding N(4)-(beta-N-acetylglucosaminyl)-L-asparaginase; the encoded protein is MNRRGFIGRGLSLGAAAAVAGAVPAQASARGKRPSLASSRRASTPMMITSHTNDTGRRAATAAWQVLSGGGAAMDAVERGANIIELDPDGTGVGWGGLPNAEGVVQLDASVMDGATYNAGSVAGIEGIRTPASVARLVMERTDHVMLIGEYAQRFAVGFGFEVQDLMTPKSREIWLRWRERLSATDDWGPPDHLRRPRGGSGGGSGGGLARAGFGEAATRREAEEWAELLDLPGRDGPDRDYVLAEALIHRYGTTNVLAVDAQGNVSGITTTSGLAWKVPGRVGDSPIIGAGLYVDNDIGAAAVTGRGEDVIKSCAGYYIVSQMGAGRTPQQACEDAVAMIRHKYRNVAPDFIPSEKFVAINKDGDHGCAWMPFRDTPPRMTVANADGIQTYEGVSVAD
- a CDS encoding GNAT family N-acetyltransferase; amino-acid sequence: MSEVTVIVREAGLEDVDRLAPLFDGYRQFYRQSADPEGARRFLAERLGAGESRVFVAETEDGWPLGFVQLFPSFSSVSMRRLWILNDLFVAPDARRSGVARALMDRARELAVETGAKGLILETESHNAPAKRLYEELGWALDGTDHYELLV
- a CDS encoding BsuPI-related putative proteinase inhibitor: MNPRANTPLGAVAPAVLLPALAVFACGAGSAAGSADEESADEGSGRQLRLSLSTGEEPPEAATPVVLELTGTNDGQSALVLDFPDGQRYDFEVISEDGVVVWRWAEGRFFAQVLGRETLEPGASLHWTGRIEAGLPAGVYRVIATLTTVEPHAIEATLTVLPRS